In Telopea speciosissima isolate NSW1024214 ecotype Mountain lineage unplaced genomic scaffold, Tspe_v1 Tspe_v1.0500, whole genome shotgun sequence, a single window of DNA contains:
- the LOC122648135 gene encoding uncharacterized protein LOC122648135: MEVLSRLFTAYQDLNLFKGVKVARTVPEISHLLFADDIFIFCKATSEDLLTIKAILDLFSDLSGQDINFFKSGIHFSRNVSSLDKANLCSVLGIKEMSKDAIYLGTNLFHGRSKVKELDSVVQRIQNKLSSWKSKFLSFAGRSVLIKSILAFTPAYLMNCFEFPIKICRSIDSIYLNFWLGNYGAQKKPVFIAWDRMCNSKSLGGLGFRKAEHHNKALLMKLGWRLLTDQSALWARVLKLSPLFSKILLV; the protein is encoded by the coding sequence ATGGAGGTTCTATCCAGGTTGTTCACTGCTTATCAGGATCTTAATCTTTTCAAAGGGGTGAAGGTGGCTAGAACAGTCCCAGAAATTTCTCATCTTCTGTTTGCCGatgatatctttattttttgtaaggCCACTTCTGAGGACCTTCTGACAATTAAGGCCATTTTGGACCTTTTTTCTGATTTATCCGGTCAAGATATTAATTTTTTCAAGAGTGGTATTCATTTTAGTAGGAATGTTTCATCCTTGGACAAGGCTAACTTGTGTTCGGTTTTAGGCATCAAGGAAATGTCTAAGGATGCCATCTATTTGGGTACTAACCTTTTCCATGGCAGATCCAAAGTTAAAGAGCTTGACAGTGTGGTGCAAAGGATTCAGAACAAACTATCATCCTGGAAATCTAAGTTCCTTTCATTTGCAGGACGCTCTGTTTTAATCAAATCGATTTTAGCCTTTACTCCTGCTTATCTTATGAATTGTTTTGAGTTCCCCATTAAGATCTGTAGATCCATTGATTCTATTTATCTTAATTTCTGGCTTGGCAACTATGGGGCTCAGAAAAAACCTGTTTTTATTGCTTGGGACAGAATGTGCAATTCTAAATCTCTTGGGGGGCTTGGATTTCGTAAGGCTGAACATCATAATAAGGCTTTGTTAATGAAACTGGGATGGAGATTACTTACTGATCAGTCTGCTTTGTGGGCTAGAGTCCTAAAATTAAGCCCGTTATTTTCCAAAATTCTCCTTGTTTGA